In the Staphylococcus sp. IVB6240 genome, one interval contains:
- a CDS encoding SLC13 family permease yields the protein MSFNQSNRTLLVTIFCLLFAIMIFALSDFSYFGKLSIILFVVSLVLFVMTSLPPTLVALLLLTTGIVLGLPKTLLFNSFNQDIIWLMIGAFMISGVLEQSGLIQRMTTWVMNQGQTRKMNRLIFVLVQVVSIVIPSTSSRAVILLPLYQQIVAKLPQYKTFYSLLFPVLILMGSNLTLLGAGSHLIGMGLLQAQNKDALSYFEFLYLAAPFGIVIAIVSVWVIYRYTHMSNTSIDVDEQSNISQPYTNHEKKTLLLLFITIIFWLTEWLHHIDIAVITLFIALMMTLPIFNMMTFKDSLKFINWNLILFVAAASALGTILVEYKVIDQLQKSLFSKLTTMTHIHDGIILILICIVTVLSHLIITSHTTRAIVLIPSFLVLSELYQLNATSVVFIALIGMNYCLTFPVSSKALLVFFEGNAGFSSKQLMQLSLILTPVYIMLMVLFYYCYWQPIGLTL from the coding sequence ATGTCGTTTAATCAATCTAACCGAACGTTGCTGGTGACTATCTTTTGTTTATTGTTCGCCATTATGATTTTTGCACTAAGCGATTTTAGCTATTTTGGTAAACTCAGCATTATTTTATTTGTCGTATCACTAGTACTCTTTGTGATGACATCACTACCACCAACACTTGTCGCATTGTTGTTACTTACAACAGGAATTGTACTCGGCTTGCCGAAAACATTGTTATTCAATTCATTTAACCAAGATATTATCTGGCTAATGATCGGTGCATTCATGATCAGTGGTGTGCTAGAACAAAGTGGCTTGATACAACGCATGACCACTTGGGTGATGAATCAGGGGCAGACACGTAAAATGAATCGATTAATCTTTGTGCTTGTACAAGTGGTCAGTATCGTGATTCCGTCGACATCTTCTCGAGCGGTTATCTTATTACCACTCTATCAACAAATTGTTGCAAAGTTACCACAATATAAGACGTTTTATAGTTTATTATTTCCTGTACTGATATTAATGGGATCTAATCTGACACTGTTAGGTGCAGGAAGTCATCTCATAGGCATGGGGTTACTGCAAGCGCAAAACAAAGATGCACTGAGTTACTTTGAGTTTTTATATTTAGCAGCACCCTTTGGTATCGTGATAGCGATCGTATCGGTATGGGTGATTTATCGGTATACACATATGTCAAATACCTCAATTGATGTGGATGAACAGTCAAATATAAGTCAACCCTATACGAATCATGAGAAAAAGACGTTATTACTTCTGTTCATTACTATCATTTTTTGGTTAACAGAATGGCTTCATCATATCGATATTGCTGTCATTACGCTTTTCATTGCATTAATGATGACATTACCTATTTTTAATATGATGACTTTTAAAGATAGTTTAAAGTTTATTAATTGGAATTTGATTTTATTTGTAGCAGCAGCAAGTGCATTAGGTACCATACTGGTAGAATATAAGGTCATCGATCAACTACAAAAGTCATTGTTTTCAAAATTAACAACGATGACTCATATTCATGACGGTATCATACTCATATTAATTTGTATCGTTACTGTATTATCACACCTCATCATTACAAGTCATACTACGAGAGCTATCGTTCTGATACCTAGCTTTTTAGTCTTGTCAGAGTTATATCAGTTAAATGCAACGTCTGTTGTGTTTATTGCACTCATTGGCATGAACTATTGTTTAACATTTCCAGTGAGCTCTAAAGCGCTTTTGGTATTTTTTGAAGGTAACGCAGGATTTAGTTCTAAACAGCTTATGCAGCTGAGTTTGATTTTAACGCCCGTTTATATTATGTTGATGGTGCTATTCTATTATTGTTATTGGCAACCGATTGGACTAACACTTTAA
- a CDS encoding amino acid ABC transporter substrate-binding protein — protein sequence MKRILFLMVAFAIVLAACGNNNDSKDSSSKNEDKKIVVGTEGTYAPFTFHDKNDKLTGYDVEVTKAVAKEMGYEVEFKETQWDSMFAGLDAGRFDVVANQVGINDERKAKYKFSDPYTYSNGVLVVAEDNNDIKSFDDVKDRKLAQTLTSNYGKLAESKGAEITKVDGFNQAMDLLQSNRVEGTFNDNISYLDYKKQKPNAKIKAIEGDAEQSQSAFAFSKKTDDKVVEDFNKGLKKLKDNGELEKISKKWFGENVSEPK from the coding sequence ATGAAAAGAATTTTATTTTTAATGGTTGCCTTTGCGATTGTACTCGCAGCATGTGGCAATAATAACGATTCAAAAGATAGCAGTAGCAAGAATGAAGATAAAAAGATTGTCGTAGGAACTGAAGGAACATACGCACCATTCACATTCCATGATAAAAATGACAAGTTAACAGGTTACGATGTAGAAGTAACAAAAGCAGTTGCAAAAGAAATGGGTTATGAAGTTGAATTCAAAGAAACACAATGGGATTCAATGTTTGCAGGTCTTGATGCAGGTCGTTTTGACGTTGTTGCTAACCAAGTTGGTATTAACGATGAACGAAAAGCAAAATATAAATTCTCAGACCCATACACATATTCAAATGGTGTATTAGTCGTTGCGGAAGATAACAATGATATTAAATCATTTGATGATGTGAAAGATAGAAAACTTGCACAAACATTAACATCAAACTACGGTAAGCTTGCAGAATCTAAAGGTGCAGAGATTACAAAAGTAGACGGCTTCAACCAAGCAATGGATTTATTACAATCTAATCGTGTTGAAGGTACTTTCAATGACAATATCTCATATTTAGATTACAAAAAACAAAAACCAAATGCGAAAATTAAAGCAATTGAAGGTGATGCAGAACAAAGTCAATCAGCATTTGCATTCAGCAAGAAAACAGATGACAAAGTTGTAGAAGACTTCAATAAAGGTTTGAAAAAATTAAAAGATAATGGTGAATTAGAAAAAATTAGTAAGAAATGGTTCGGCGAAAATGTTTCAGAACCTAAATAA
- a CDS encoding amino acid ABC transporter ATP-binding protein produces MIELQNIKKSFNDKEVIKGINLSVAQGEVITLIGKSGSGKTTLLRMINALELPTEGTVYVNGETYTNDDKKSQITVRKQSGMVFQSYNLFPHKTAIENVMEGLVTVKKMNKQQAYEEALQLLRKVGLESVKDQRPHALSGGQQQRVAIARALAMNPKVMLFDEPTSALDPELVNDVLKVIKDLANEGMTMVIVTHEMRFAREVSDRVIFINEGLIGEEGKPEILFNQPQTEELKKFFNVIDI; encoded by the coding sequence ATGATTGAACTTCAAAATATTAAAAAGTCATTTAATGATAAAGAAGTCATCAAAGGGATTAATCTTTCAGTAGCGCAAGGTGAAGTGATCACATTAATTGGTAAGTCGGGTTCTGGTAAGACGACGCTCTTGCGCATGATCAATGCATTAGAATTACCAACTGAAGGGACTGTATATGTTAATGGTGAAACATATACGAATGATGACAAAAAGTCTCAAATTACGGTAAGAAAACAATCTGGTATGGTCTTCCAAAGTTATAATCTTTTTCCGCATAAGACAGCTATTGAAAATGTGATGGAAGGTCTTGTGACAGTGAAGAAGATGAACAAGCAACAAGCGTACGAAGAAGCTTTACAACTGCTTAGAAAAGTTGGCTTAGAAAGTGTGAAAGATCAAAGACCTCATGCTTTGTCAGGTGGTCAACAACAACGTGTGGCGATTGCGCGTGCCTTAGCCATGAATCCAAAAGTCATGTTATTTGATGAACCGACATCTGCATTAGACCCAGAGTTAGTCAATGACGTACTCAAGGTGATTAAAGATTTAGCGAATGAAGGTATGACAATGGTCATTGTGACTCATGAAATGCGTTTTGCACGTGAAGTGTCCGACCGTGTGATCTTCATTAACGAAGGGTTAATCGGTGAAGAAGGTAAGCCAGAAATACTATTCAATCAACCACAAACAGAAGAATTGAAGAAATTCTTTAATGTCATAGATATTTAG
- a CDS encoding HAMP domain-containing sensor histidine kinase — protein sequence MTFRKQLFLSFVTSVIITTIFLFVLYKFMWFDGQQTLFLTLFSMISSMMTMMIALTFIVPTIHKIERLNKETQKVADGDFNIDSIDISSPLELKELNESFTVMVRRVEQQMAQIKDEEAEKMYMVQNLAHDLKTPLASIKSYSEALRDGVVQEGTSQQHAYNVLINQADRLSNMFDDLTSMVSVTTHAQDKVSLQVDQLLISILDPYQQQLEQEQRTLNVDVSPSIPRFTQDKIAIERIVSNFLDNALKFSEVGTPIHVSFQQTSNQELAISVRDEGTGIESKYLSRVFERTFRVEPSRNLNRGGSGLGLYIAQTLAHQIGGHIDIQSTYGKGTTVTLHFPI from the coding sequence ATGACATTTCGCAAACAACTCTTTCTATCCTTTGTCACTTCTGTCATCATTACAACAATCTTCTTATTTGTGCTTTATAAGTTCATGTGGTTTGATGGACAACAAACGTTATTTCTCACACTCTTTTCAATGATTTCAAGTATGATGACGATGATGATTGCACTCACTTTTATCGTACCAACCATTCATAAAATCGAACGTCTAAATAAGGAAACACAAAAAGTAGCGGACGGAGACTTCAATATTGATTCGATTGATATTTCATCCCCTCTAGAGCTAAAAGAACTCAATGAATCTTTCACAGTGATGGTCAGACGTGTCGAACAACAAATGGCACAGATCAAAGATGAAGAAGCTGAAAAAATGTACATGGTCCAAAATTTAGCGCATGACTTAAAGACACCACTTGCAAGTATCAAGTCCTATTCAGAAGCGTTACGTGATGGTGTCGTGCAAGAAGGCACTTCACAACAACATGCGTACAATGTCTTGATTAACCAAGCAGATCGATTAAGTAATATGTTTGACGACTTAACTTCCATGGTAAGTGTGACAACGCATGCGCAAGACAAAGTCTCACTCCAAGTCGATCAATTATTAATATCGATATTAGATCCTTATCAGCAGCAACTTGAACAAGAACAGCGAACACTCAATGTAGACGTCTCACCATCCATCCCTCGTTTCACACAGGATAAGATAGCCATTGAACGGATTGTCTCAAACTTTTTAGACAATGCCTTGAAGTTTTCGGAAGTAGGGACACCCATTCATGTCTCTTTTCAACAAACAAGCAATCAAGAGTTAGCAATTTCTGTCAGAGATGAAGGGACTGGTATTGAATCTAAATATTTGAGTCGGGTCTTTGAACGAACGTTCCGTGTAGAACCTTCTCGTAATCTCAATCGTGGCGGTTCAGGACTTGGTTTATATATTGCACAAACACTTGCACATCAGATTGGTGGACATATCGATATCCAGAGCACTTATGGTAAAGGCACAACGGTCACATTACATTTCCCTATTTAA
- a CDS encoding TetR/AcrR family transcriptional regulator, with translation MNKNDLRYRKTELNLYNSYLTLLEKMPDKEITITKICEQALCSRNTFYLHYTSKDHLHESMVTALLQKMASAFMSHVEHARQISTKHYISYNEAIINSVIENKRVLTVFIKNDDGSFFKQFNKNIESTVYHETSSLSQHEDLTTRKLFAAYLSSSVTGFIFEWLSNDDITDEAAKKVLHQVHIHTMSTFTKTL, from the coding sequence ATGAATAAAAATGATTTACGTTATCGAAAAACTGAATTAAATTTATACAACAGCTACTTAACTTTATTAGAAAAAATGCCCGATAAAGAGATTACAATCACTAAAATATGTGAACAAGCACTATGTAGTCGTAATACATTTTATCTACATTACACATCTAAAGATCATTTGCATGAATCAATGGTGACAGCCTTACTACAAAAGATGGCAAGTGCCTTTATGTCTCATGTTGAACATGCTCGTCAAATTAGTACAAAACACTACATCTCTTATAATGAAGCAATCATCAATAGTGTCATCGAAAATAAACGGGTGCTCACTGTATTTATAAAAAACGATGACGGCTCTTTCTTTAAACAATTCAACAAAAATATAGAGTCAACTGTTTATCATGAAACTTCTTCTCTTTCTCAACATGAAGATCTAACGACAAGAAAGCTATTTGCAGCGTACCTTTCTTCAAGTGTCACTGGATTTATTTTTGAATGGCTCAGCAATGATGACATTACAGATGAAGCAGCAAAGAAAGTACTCCATCAGGTTCATATCCACACGATGTCTACCTTTACAAAAACGTTATAG
- a CDS encoding MmcQ/YjbR family DNA-binding protein, with amino-acid sequence MITREQVLSYVQQQYGVIPDYPWEKYPNYVALRHQKNGKWFALIMDITADKLGIDSDKVIDVVNVKVEKEFIGSLRQKQGVYEAYHMNKANWVTLYLEELRSIDELIEFIEASYQLTK; translated from the coding sequence ATGATAACACGTGAACAAGTTTTGTCATATGTTCAACAACAATATGGTGTGATACCTGACTATCCCTGGGAGAAATATCCTAATTATGTTGCTTTAAGGCATCAAAAGAATGGTAAATGGTTTGCACTTATTATGGATATTACAGCAGATAAACTAGGCATAGACAGCGATAAAGTCATTGATGTTGTAAATGTCAAAGTAGAGAAAGAATTCATAGGTTCATTGAGACAAAAACAAGGTGTATATGAGGCTTATCATATGAATAAAGCGAACTGGGTGACATTGTATTTGGAAGAATTACGATCAATAGATGAATTAATTGAATTTATTGAAGCCAGTTATCAGTTAACAAAATAA
- a CDS encoding response regulator transcription factor produces MAHILIIEDDEKIARVIELELEFAGYQVTKAYTGRQGLNLYETEKVDLILLDVMIPELNGLEVLRRIRMTDTETRIIMLTARDTVMDKVGGLDSGANDYMTKPFEIEELLARIRVHLKDQQQDTAQDILTFKNLQIYTNVREVYADETYISLTQREYDLLYYFVCNKNQVLAREQIIAEVWGFDYVGDTNIVDVYVRYIRKKLGPSHDYITSVRGIGYVLKDTSYEA; encoded by the coding sequence ATGGCGCATATTTTGATTATTGAAGATGATGAAAAAATTGCACGTGTGATTGAATTGGAACTGGAGTTTGCAGGATATCAGGTGACAAAGGCATATACAGGAAGACAGGGATTAAACTTATATGAAACTGAGAAGGTTGATTTGATTTTGCTGGATGTCATGATTCCTGAGTTAAATGGTCTGGAAGTACTACGCCGTATCAGAATGACAGATACAGAGACACGCATTATTATGCTCACAGCACGAGATACGGTGATGGATAAAGTAGGTGGCCTGGATAGTGGTGCCAATGATTACATGACAAAGCCTTTTGAAATTGAAGAGTTATTAGCGCGCATACGTGTGCATTTGAAAGATCAACAGCAAGATACAGCACAAGACATACTCACGTTTAAAAATTTACAAATATATACAAATGTACGAGAAGTTTATGCGGATGAAACTTATATTTCTTTAACGCAAAGAGAGTACGACTTGTTATATTATTTTGTTTGTAATAAAAATCAAGTTCTAGCAAGGGAACAGATTATTGCGGAAGTATGGGGATTTGATTATGTGGGAGATACAAATATTGTCGATGTTTATGTGCGGTATATCCGAAAAAAGTTAGGCCCATCACATGACTACATTACCAGTGTGCGAGGCATTGGCTATGTGTTGAAGGATACGTCGTATGAAGCTTAG
- a CDS encoding glycerate kinase translates to MNIVVIPSGFKESLSAEEVGMAIHKGIDKVDHTHDVTVIPMVDGGEGFAKTIVKLKSGEIIHHAVTGPIGEKIDAYYGMFYEDGLQTAVIEMAVIAGLKNVPKHLRNPMKTTTYGVGEMILKAVEDGAERILIGCGDSGTNDGGIGMAQALGVRCLDASGHPIKIVGGGEIHLIHQLDYSGLNEEVIHTPIDVAVNRDNVLCGESGVAKVYGPQKGATPEQVVLLSHNLEYLADLYGEISKEDLKYGQGTGASGGLGAGLVAICGARLHPRFEIIMKYIQISDAIQNADLVFTAEGCLDYQTPHGKIPSEVARIAKLYHKPVIALAGTIGKDAKINYDNGIDAYVSIIPQPATLEDAMMDASRWLKNCAENAMRKVMIGIIIGKAMKSHVV, encoded by the coding sequence TTGAATATAGTAGTAATTCCCTCTGGTTTTAAAGAGAGTTTAAGTGCAGAAGAAGTTGGAATGGCGATTCATAAAGGCATTGATAAAGTGGATCATACGCATGATGTAACAGTGATCCCCATGGTTGATGGCGGTGAAGGTTTTGCTAAGACGATTGTAAAGTTGAAATCAGGTGAAATCATCCACCATGCAGTAACCGGTCCAATAGGTGAAAAAATAGATGCGTATTATGGCATGTTTTATGAAGATGGCTTACAAACTGCGGTGATTGAGATGGCGGTTATTGCAGGATTAAAAAATGTGCCGAAACATTTGAGAAATCCAATGAAAACAACGACGTATGGTGTCGGAGAAATGATTTTAAAGGCCGTTGAAGATGGGGCAGAGCGTATTTTAATTGGCTGTGGGGACTCTGGTACGAATGATGGTGGTATTGGAATGGCGCAAGCGTTGGGTGTTCGCTGTTTAGATGCTTCTGGGCATCCCATTAAAATAGTTGGGGGTGGAGAGATTCATCTTATTCATCAGCTAGATTACAGTGGTCTGAATGAAGAAGTGATACATACACCTATTGATGTTGCTGTGAATCGGGACAATGTTCTTTGTGGCGAATCTGGTGTTGCAAAAGTTTACGGTCCACAAAAGGGGGCGACGCCAGAACAAGTTGTATTGCTATCTCATAACTTAGAATACTTAGCAGATTTATATGGAGAAATTTCAAAGGAAGACTTGAAGTATGGCCAAGGTACAGGTGCTTCAGGTGGGCTAGGTGCAGGACTTGTTGCCATTTGTGGTGCAAGATTGCATCCAAGATTTGAAATTATCATGAAGTATATTCAGATTTCAGATGCAATTCAAAACGCGGACTTAGTTTTTACAGCAGAAGGTTGTTTAGATTATCAAACACCACATGGGAAAATACCATCAGAAGTTGCAAGGATTGCCAAGCTATACCATAAACCGGTTATCGCATTGGCAGGAACAATTGGTAAAGATGCAAAAATTAATTATGACAATGGTATCGATGCATATGTCAGTATTATTCCACAACCAGCAACATTAGAAGATGCCATGATGGATGCGAGTAGATGGCTCAAAAATTGTGCAGAGAACGCGATGCGTAAAGTCATGATTGGTATTATTATTGGAAAAGCGATGAAGTCACATGTCGTTTAA
- a CDS encoding HAMP domain-containing sensor histidine kinase, translating into MKLRTKIQMYTTMMIVITLIIVNVFVYMTFKKNAIDSEVHQIENRAVNIIKELEKSQNHSGDNERIIVNHLLSDGSIAIIDHNNKRKIQIMTNKDYDSLVSKYSDKQMDRYVEHKGHYFVMVSVPVLWENDETVNLQIYENVDMKHESFETLKWILIGSTVMLTLIIFILNMIITHNILKPIHLLIDKMSNINKTKGYRKVEKLERSTKELDDLTDTFNLMMQRLSEQEEKEQSFIANASHELKTPITVIHSYSDMLKRFGKQKPELLDEGLDVIHEEAKRMKSLTNQMLQITSFQQKKQQSEMDIFDVTQVLRQLTKKFMLTYDRDIIIKGEEKPIYISASQEQLIQLFTIFIDNAMKYSDEVIVIQIGRVNQVIHIQIIDKGEGIPKESLNKIFDRFYRVDKARTRQSGGSGLGLYIAKEIAQQNQVDISMASTVGEGTTITLNIKEHVIE; encoded by the coding sequence ATGAAGCTTAGAACAAAGATTCAAATGTATACGACAATGATGATCGTCATTACTTTAATTATTGTAAATGTCTTTGTGTATATGACATTTAAAAAGAATGCGATTGATAGTGAAGTGCATCAAATAGAAAACAGAGCGGTTAATATAATTAAAGAATTAGAAAAATCACAGAATCATAGTGGCGATAATGAAAGGATTATTGTAAATCATTTATTATCAGATGGTTCGATTGCGATCATAGACCATAACAATAAACGAAAAATCCAGATTATGACAAATAAAGATTATGATTCATTAGTCTCTAAGTATTCCGATAAACAGATGGATCGTTATGTTGAACATAAAGGGCATTATTTTGTCATGGTATCTGTGCCGGTCTTATGGGAGAACGATGAAACGGTCAATTTACAGATCTATGAAAATGTCGACATGAAACACGAATCATTTGAAACACTCAAGTGGATATTGATAGGTTCGACGGTGATGTTGACGCTGATTATCTTTATATTAAATATGATCATTACACATAATATTTTAAAACCTATTCATTTACTCATTGATAAAATGTCTAATATTAATAAAACAAAAGGATATCGAAAAGTGGAAAAGTTGGAACGTAGCACTAAAGAACTGGATGATTTGACTGATACCTTCAATTTGATGATGCAACGATTAAGTGAACAAGAAGAGAAAGAACAAAGTTTCATCGCGAACGCATCCCATGAGCTTAAAACACCGATTACCGTTATTCATAGTTATAGTGACATGTTGAAACGATTTGGCAAGCAAAAGCCGGAATTGCTCGATGAAGGCTTAGATGTCATTCATGAAGAAGCGAAGCGGATGAAAAGTTTAACAAATCAGATGTTACAAATCACGTCGTTTCAACAGAAGAAACAACAATCAGAAATGGACATATTTGATGTGACACAAGTGTTGCGACAATTGACTAAAAAGTTCATGTTGACTTATGACCGAGATATTATTATCAAAGGTGAAGAGAAGCCCATATATATAAGTGCAAGTCAGGAGCAGTTGATCCAACTTTTCACGATATTTATTGATAATGCCATGAAGTATAGTGATGAAGTGATTGTGATTCAAATAGGGCGTGTGAACCAAGTGATTCATATTCAAATCATCGATAAAGGTGAAGGTATTCCTAAAGAGAGTTTAAATAAAATTTTCGATCGCTTTTATCGTGTGGATAAGGCACGTACAAGACAAAGTGGTGGCAGTGGCCTTGGTCTATATATTGCTAAAGAAATTGCCCAACAAAATCAGGTGGATATTTCTATGGCATCAACAGTCGGAGAGGGAACGACGATAACACTTAATATAAAGGAGCATGTGATTGAATAA
- a CDS encoding nitronate monooxygenase codes for MTEEKVIILKNRVTEVLGIEKPIIQGPMFWLTSGKFVGAISKAGALGVLGFNAGQTETAETLEKSVENMRKEIEIARSITSNPIGMNVSPSPEVEEVSKAMFDLMVETGIEVAVMVGSFDKEWTKRYHEQGIKVVFRPHTPSVENVEEAIQGGADVIVATGFDEGGTVPDRVIGTFSIIPLIVDAVKGRVPVIGAGGIADERTAKAAMVLGAEGIYVGSAFLMAEESNMAQNIKEQVKNVDATDMLMYNDYSSYYRSIPGELPNELQEMSDKGATKQEIFDKHYGYKGMRNGMVFGDLSKGYASFGLGISFMNEIEPASAIVDRLMRGIES; via the coding sequence ATGACTGAGGAAAAGGTGATTATTTTGAAAAACCGTGTAACTGAAGTATTAGGAATTGAAAAACCGATTATCCAAGGACCAATGTTTTGGTTAACAAGTGGTAAGTTTGTTGGTGCCATTAGTAAAGCAGGGGCTTTAGGCGTATTAGGATTTAATGCAGGACAAACTGAAACAGCAGAAACGCTAGAGAAATCAGTTGAAAATATGCGTAAAGAGATTGAAATTGCGAGATCAATCACAAGTAATCCAATTGGAATGAACGTGAGTCCATCTCCAGAAGTGGAAGAAGTTTCAAAAGCAATGTTTGATCTTATGGTAGAAACAGGGATTGAAGTTGCGGTTATGGTAGGTTCTTTTGATAAAGAATGGACGAAACGTTATCATGAACAAGGTATTAAAGTGGTATTCCGTCCACATACACCATCAGTAGAAAATGTAGAAGAAGCGATTCAAGGTGGGGCAGATGTCATTGTTGCGACTGGATTTGATGAAGGTGGTACAGTCCCTGACCGTGTCATTGGAACATTCTCAATCATTCCACTTATTGTAGATGCTGTAAAAGGACGTGTGCCAGTCATTGGTGCAGGCGGTATTGCTGATGAACGTACAGCAAAAGCAGCTATGGTACTTGGCGCAGAAGGTATTTATGTAGGAAGTGCCTTCTTGATGGCAGAAGAATCTAATATGGCTCAAAATATTAAAGAACAAGTTAAAAATGTTGATGCCACGGATATGTTAATGTATAACGACTACAGTTCTTATTATCGTTCAATTCCAGGTGAGTTGCCAAATGAACTACAAGAAATGAGCGATAAAGGTGCCACAAAACAAGAAATTTTTGATAAACACTACGGCTATAAAGGGATGCGTAATGGTATGGTATTTGGTGATTTATCAAAAGGTTATGCATCATTTGGTCTCGGTATCTCATTTATGAATGAAATTGAGCCAGCATCAGCAATTGTTGATCGTCTCATGCGTGGGATTGAATCATAA
- a CDS encoding amino acid ABC transporter permease, whose product MFQNLNNEQIHALEAAKQAFLPMLEGLVKYSIPITIVTFVIGLILALFTALMRISSSKVLRGIARFYVSIIRGTPMIVQLFIIFYGIPEIGRLATGNADNQLTLTPVVAAIIGLSLNVGAYASEILRGGIMSIPKGQTEAAYSIGMSYKQTVQRIILPQAIRVSIPALGNTFLSLVKDTSLLGFILVAEMFRKAQEVASTTYEFLTIYLLVALLYWITCFIISVIQSYYESYIERGYRA is encoded by the coding sequence ATGTTTCAGAACCTAAATAATGAACAGATTCACGCATTAGAAGCTGCGAAACAAGCTTTTTTACCTATGTTAGAAGGCTTAGTTAAGTACTCTATACCAATAACAATTGTTACATTTGTTATTGGTTTAATTTTAGCCTTATTTACTGCATTAATGCGTATTTCAAGCAGTAAAGTTTTAAGAGGAATTGCACGTTTTTATGTATCGATTATTCGAGGTACACCGATGATCGTACAATTATTCATTATCTTTTACGGTATTCCTGAAATAGGTAGACTTGCGACCGGCAATGCGGACAATCAGCTCACTTTAACACCCGTTGTAGCGGCGATTATTGGTCTGTCACTCAACGTAGGGGCATATGCTTCTGAAATTTTAAGAGGAGGCATCATGTCTATTCCAAAAGGGCAGACTGAAGCGGCATATTCAATAGGGATGAGCTATAAGCAAACAGTCCAACGTATTATTTTACCTCAGGCAATCAGAGTATCTATTCCAGCTTTAGGTAATACATTCTTAAGCTTAGTGAAAGATACATCCTTATTAGGCTTTATCCTTGTGGCAGAGATGTTCAGAAAAGCACAAGAAGTGGCATCAACAACATATGAATTCTTAACCATCTACTTACTTGTAGCCTTGTTATATTGGATTACATGTTTTATCATTTCTGTGATTCAATCATATTATGAATCTTATATTGAAAGAGGGTATCGCGCATGA